A genome region from Sphingobium sp. WTD-1 includes the following:
- a CDS encoding helix-turn-helix domain-containing protein — translation MSAEPKSLFDAPTPAGACSVGTVAPNFTCGLDATLKVIAGKWKPLILYFLLQGPNRYGALKRAIRDVSDKVLIQQLKELEADGILLRTDYKEVPPRVDYTLTPLGQSLAQALEPLCSWGTENMVEMQRIFAERDSWQRR, via the coding sequence ATGTCTGCAGAGCCCAAATCCCTGTTTGATGCTCCGACGCCTGCAGGGGCGTGTTCAGTTGGAACCGTTGCTCCTAATTTCACCTGCGGCCTCGATGCGACGCTCAAGGTCATTGCCGGCAAGTGGAAGCCGTTGATCCTCTACTTCCTGCTCCAGGGGCCCAATCGCTACGGCGCGCTCAAACGCGCGATCCGCGACGTGAGCGACAAGGTTCTGATCCAGCAGTTGAAGGAACTGGAAGCAGATGGGATTCTGCTGCGCACTGATTACAAGGAAGTGCCGCCGCGCGTGGACTATACGCTGACACCCCTCGGCCAAAGCCTCGCTCAGGCGCTCGAGCCTTTATGCAGCTGGGGCACCGAGAATATGGTGGAAATGCAGAGGATCTTCGCCGAACGCGATAGTTGGCAGCGTAGATAG
- a CDS encoding ROK family protein: protein MTPPLVAGVELGGTKVFVLRARGTEIVERQLVPTTTPDATLGAAQEILTRWHAEEAFSALGIASFGPLRLDRNAGDFGRILPTPKPGWSDTDIFGALAGALPCPAAIDTDVNAAALAEARWGAGAQGQEPSDCLCYLTVGTGLGGGFALNGKTLHGAMHPELGHIAIRRAKGDDFPGACPFHGDCIEGLVSGPALARRFGQPGDQIDAEDPRWDHVAHDLAQLVSTILLMTAARQVLIGGGVGMGRADLLDRVRAKVVAQLAGYLPFVTPDTIAAIVRTPALGDQAGPLGAVALALDALAERQE, encoded by the coding sequence ATGACGCCCCCATTGGTCGCGGGTGTCGAGCTGGGCGGGACCAAGGTTTTCGTCCTGCGCGCACGCGGAACCGAGATTGTCGAGCGACAATTGGTGCCGACGACGACACCGGATGCGACTCTGGGCGCGGCACAGGAAATCCTGACCCGCTGGCACGCGGAAGAGGCTTTTTCCGCGCTGGGCATTGCCTCCTTTGGACCCTTGCGCCTTGACAGAAATGCCGGGGATTTCGGCCGGATTCTGCCAACGCCCAAGCCTGGCTGGAGCGATACGGACATTTTTGGTGCGCTGGCCGGCGCGCTGCCCTGTCCGGCAGCGATCGATACCGATGTGAATGCGGCGGCGTTGGCCGAAGCGCGCTGGGGCGCGGGGGCGCAGGGACAGGAACCATCCGATTGCCTCTGCTACCTCACCGTAGGAACGGGGCTGGGCGGCGGTTTCGCCCTGAATGGCAAAACGCTGCATGGCGCGATGCATCCGGAATTGGGGCATATCGCCATTCGCCGGGCGAAGGGGGATGATTTCCCTGGCGCCTGCCCCTTTCATGGCGACTGTATCGAAGGGCTGGTGTCCGGCCCGGCCCTGGCAAGGCGCTTCGGCCAGCCGGGTGACCAGATCGATGCGGAGGATCCCCGCTGGGATCATGTCGCCCATGACCTTGCCCAGCTCGTGTCCACGATCCTGCTCATGACGGCAGCGCGGCAGGTGTTGATTGGCGGCGGCGTGGGCATGGGCCGCGCCGATCTGCTCGATCGCGTTCGGGCCAAGGTTGTCGCGCAACTGGCTGGCTATCTGCCGTTTGTAACTCCGGACACTATCGCGGCCATCGTGCGCACCCCCGCGCTGGGAGATCAGGCAGGGCCGCTCGGCGCTGTCGCGCTGGCACTTGATGCCCTGGCGGAAAGGCAAGAATGA
- a CDS encoding SDR family NAD(P)-dependent oxidoreductase, producing the protein MARIFITGSSTGLGLAAAQSLLAGGHDVVLHARNAERAAALAAQMPQALAIVTGDLSLLSETRDLADAVNAIGRMDAVIHNAALYGASGSGRTADGHSVMTAVNLLAPYVLTACIERPERLVYMSSGLHRGGNAGVDDLDWTRRRWQPEQAYADSKLQIVAFAMAIARRWRDVLSNAVDPGWVRTRMGGASAPVDIATGQATQSWLAASNDEAARTSGGYWHAMRREEPAVPAASADHGDRLLTALQALTGMTIGIDG; encoded by the coding sequence ATGGCGAGAATTTTCATCACTGGCAGTTCGACCGGCCTTGGGCTGGCCGCTGCGCAGTCGTTGCTTGCCGGCGGACATGATGTCGTTCTCCACGCCCGCAATGCCGAACGGGCTGCGGCTCTGGCAGCGCAAATGCCGCAAGCTTTGGCAATAGTGACCGGCGATCTCAGCCTGCTGTCGGAAACACGAGATTTGGCCGATGCGGTGAATGCAATCGGTCGCATGGACGCAGTGATCCACAATGCCGCACTATATGGCGCGAGTGGCAGCGGTCGGACGGCGGACGGCCACAGTGTTATGACCGCGGTCAATCTGCTGGCGCCTTATGTCCTGACCGCCTGCATCGAACGGCCCGAGCGCCTTGTCTACATGAGCAGCGGGCTTCACCGGGGCGGCAATGCCGGCGTGGATGATCTCGACTGGACCCGGCGTCGCTGGCAGCCGGAACAGGCCTACGCCGATAGCAAGCTTCAAATCGTCGCGTTTGCCATGGCGATAGCACGGCGATGGCGTGACGTGCTGAGCAACGCCGTCGATCCAGGCTGGGTGCGCACACGCATGGGCGGCGCGTCCGCGCCGGTCGACATCGCGACCGGACAGGCGACGCAGAGCTGGCTCGCCGCAAGCAACGACGAGGCAGCGCGGACCAGTGGTGGCTATTGGCATGCCATGCGGCGCGAAGAGCCGGCAGTTCCCGCAGCTAGCGCCGATCATGGAGATCGCCTGCTCACGGCACTGCAAGCGCTTACGGGCATGACGATCGGTATTGACGGCTGA
- a CDS encoding substrate-binding domain-containing protein, translating to MTDHQNEPVRSITDLARIAGVSVSTVSRALTSKGALNKDTRRRIQELAAQHGFQLNIAAQNLRLGRTGAIAVLLPLGHERGQHLSDPFFMAMLGFLADELTERGYDLLLSRVLPDGEDWLDAFIRAGRVDGVIIIGQSNQSAVLDRTASHYRPLVIWGAHAERNQYLTIGTDNVAGGALAARHLLERGRGKLAFFGNVAVPEFAARYEGFLSALPADARDRVELVHAHVTPEASYRVAADYFAAGHRPDGVFAASDVTAMSIITAAAEQDIRVPDQLSVVGFDDVPLARLSNPPLTTIRQDIQRGAALLVEQLCQRLAGEEVGSIQIAPEIVTRESS from the coding sequence ATGACGGATCATCAGAACGAACCTGTCCGCAGCATAACCGACCTCGCCCGGATCGCCGGTGTCTCGGTATCGACGGTATCGCGTGCGCTGACGTCGAAGGGCGCACTCAACAAGGACACGCGGCGTCGTATTCAGGAACTGGCGGCCCAGCATGGCTTCCAGTTGAATATCGCCGCGCAGAATCTGCGGTTGGGCCGGACCGGGGCGATCGCCGTCCTGCTGCCCCTGGGTCATGAGCGCGGGCAGCATCTGTCCGATCCCTTCTTCATGGCGATGCTGGGCTTTCTGGCCGACGAACTGACGGAGCGCGGCTATGATCTGCTGCTTTCGCGCGTCCTGCCGGATGGCGAGGATTGGCTGGACGCTTTCATCCGCGCCGGCCGGGTCGATGGCGTCATCATCATCGGCCAGTCCAACCAGAGCGCCGTGCTGGACCGTACCGCGAGCCATTATCGCCCGCTGGTGATCTGGGGCGCCCATGCCGAGCGCAATCAGTATCTGACGATCGGGACCGACAATGTCGCTGGCGGCGCGCTGGCGGCGCGACATCTGCTGGAGCGTGGACGCGGCAAGCTCGCCTTTTTCGGCAATGTCGCAGTGCCCGAATTTGCCGCCCGCTATGAAGGCTTTCTGTCCGCCCTGCCCGCCGATGCGCGCGATCGGGTCGAACTGGTTCATGCGCATGTCACGCCAGAGGCCAGCTATCGCGTGGCGGCCGACTATTTTGCGGCGGGCCATCGCCCCGATGGCGTGTTTGCCGCGTCCGACGTGACCGCCATGAGCATCATCACCGCCGCCGCCGAACAGGATATCCGCGTGCCCGACCAACTGTCGGTCGTGGGCTTTGACGATGTGCCGCTGGCACGGCTGTCCAACCCGCCGCTCACCACCATCCGGCAGGACATCCAGCGCGGCGCCGCCCTGCTGGTCGAGCAGCTGTGTCAGCGGCTCGCAGGCGAGGAGGTCGGATCGATCCAGATCGCGCCGGAGATCGTGACCCGAGAATCAAGCTGA
- a CDS encoding alpha-galactosidase: MRLDGGGVTYAMGVDEQGYLQPLYWGQALDEKAPLIARHPTELSGFDPAGSITAQEYAGQGEGLVSEPGIKAVFADGNRDLVLKYRGHKISGETLTVELADIRRPLTVTLHYVIDPATGVIARSASVRNGDSKPVRIDQIAAATYTLPVGNGYRLRYLTGRHASEWSQVETPVTPALTVLESRRGSTGHGNQPWFALVKDGKGSETDGPVWYGALAWSGSFRLSVGLDNLSRVRISGGYNPYDFSWTLKPGESLDTPIFYAGYSSKGMGDASRRFHAFQRAAIIPGGAKAKIRPVLYNSWEATTFNVTEAGQMALAEKAAKIGVERFVVDDGWFGARDDDKAGLGDWTVNPRKFPNGLKPLIDRVKALGMDFGLWVEPEMVNVNSDLYRAHPDWVLNFPDRPRTEGRNQLVLNLARTDVRDHLLAVLDGLVRQNDIAFLKWDYNRNWTEAGWPGVPPQDQQRVQVQYVRNLYYILSELRRRHPGLEIEGCSGGGGRIDLGIMGLTDQSWTSDNTDPYDRLIIQDGFTQAYAPSIMMAWVTDSPNWANGRQTSLDYRFLSAMQGSLGIGANLDHWQEADFATARTWIAAYKSIRDIVQRGDLYRIAPPRPDAASSATFHVSPDKRRAVLFQMLHSSSFRDNVEAVHPEGLDPLRSYRVRMLDGSALPDDVPAEASGAYWMEQGLRVKLKGDYKGAAYLFES, encoded by the coding sequence ATGCGGCTCGATGGCGGCGGCGTGACCTATGCCATGGGTGTGGATGAGCAGGGCTATCTCCAGCCGCTCTATTGGGGGCAGGCGCTGGATGAGAAGGCACCGCTCATAGCCCGGCATCCCACCGAATTGTCGGGGTTCGACCCGGCCGGATCGATCACCGCGCAGGAATATGCCGGGCAGGGGGAGGGGCTGGTCAGCGAACCGGGCATCAAGGCGGTGTTCGCCGACGGCAATCGCGACCTGGTCCTTAAATATCGCGGCCACAAGATTTCGGGTGAAACGCTGACGGTGGAACTGGCCGATATCCGCCGGCCGCTCACGGTGACATTGCATTATGTGATTGATCCGGCGACAGGCGTGATCGCCCGATCGGCCAGCGTTCGCAATGGCGACAGCAAGCCGGTGCGCATCGACCAGATTGCGGCGGCGACCTACACGCTGCCGGTCGGCAACGGCTATCGTCTCCGCTATCTGACGGGGCGCCATGCGTCGGAATGGTCGCAGGTAGAAACGCCGGTGACGCCAGCCCTAACCGTGCTGGAAAGTCGCCGAGGATCGACCGGCCATGGCAATCAGCCCTGGTTTGCGCTGGTCAAGGACGGCAAGGGCAGCGAGACGGATGGTCCTGTCTGGTATGGGGCGCTGGCCTGGTCCGGTTCCTTCCGCCTGTCGGTCGGCCTCGACAATCTCAGCCGGGTGCGGATCAGCGGCGGTTATAATCCCTATGATTTCAGCTGGACGCTGAAGCCGGGCGAGAGTCTGGACACACCGATTTTCTACGCGGGCTATAGCAGCAAGGGCATGGGAGATGCGTCGCGCCGTTTTCATGCGTTCCAGCGCGCTGCGATCATTCCCGGCGGTGCCAAGGCGAAGATCCGGCCGGTTCTCTATAATAGCTGGGAAGCGACCACCTTCAACGTGACCGAAGCAGGGCAGATGGCCCTGGCCGAGAAGGCGGCGAAGATCGGCGTCGAGCGCTTCGTCGTCGATGACGGCTGGTTCGGCGCGCGCGACGACGACAAGGCGGGGCTGGGCGACTGGACGGTCAATCCGCGCAAATTTCCCAATGGCCTGAAGCCCCTGATCGACCGGGTGAAGGCGCTGGGCATGGATTTTGGCCTCTGGGTCGAGCCGGAGATGGTGAATGTCAATTCCGACCTCTATCGCGCCCATCCCGATTGGGTGCTGAACTTCCCGGATCGACCGCGCACGGAGGGCCGTAACCAGTTGGTCCTGAACCTTGCTCGGACCGATGTGCGCGATCATCTGCTGGCCGTTCTGGACGGGCTGGTGCGCCAGAACGACATCGCCTTCCTCAAATGGGACTATAACCGCAACTGGACCGAGGCCGGCTGGCCGGGCGTGCCGCCGCAGGATCAGCAGCGGGTGCAGGTCCAATATGTCCGCAACCTCTATTACATCCTGTCCGAACTGCGGCGGCGGCATCCGGGGCTGGAAATCGAGGGCTGTTCGGGTGGCGGCGGACGCATCGACCTGGGCATTATGGGCCTGACCGACCAGAGCTGGACGTCGGACAATACCGATCCCTATGATCGGCTGATCATTCAGGACGGCTTTACCCAGGCCTATGCGCCGTCGATCATGATGGCCTGGGTGACGGACAGCCCCAATTGGGCGAACGGGCGGCAAACCAGTCTCGACTATCGCTTCCTGTCCGCCATGCAGGGCAGCCTGGGGATAGGCGCCAATCTGGATCATTGGCAGGAGGCGGATTTCGCTACGGCCAGGACATGGATCGCCGCCTACAAGTCCATTCGGGATATCGTGCAGCGCGGCGATCTCTACCGCATCGCGCCACCTCGGCCAGATGCGGCAAGCTCTGCGACCTTCCATGTCTCCCCAGACAAGCGCCGGGCCGTGCTGTTCCAGATGCTGCACAGTTCATCCTTCCGCGACAATGTGGAGGCGGTCCATCCCGAGGGGCTTGACCCGCTGCGCAGCTACCGGGTGCGGATGCTGGACGGATCGGCCTTGCCTGATGATGTGCCGGCGGAGGCGAGCGGCGCCTACTGGATGGAACAGGGGCTGCGCGTAAAGCTGAAGGGCGATTATAAGGGCGCGGCCTATCTGTTCGAAAGCTGA
- a CDS encoding putative 2OG-Fe(II) oxygenase, with amino-acid sequence MKNDNSLVDLVANQPTSPSSPDAAAWLRSIESAILDALRAGAGDQIPSRLEKVGIAWPDHPRLLWLKALVLREMQAHEPALIAAERAAALAKDDPLAQALFAQLRYETGRSAAAQFTVARALAPGDMALVRGHAGALAAEGDSDAALALMTAALDEHPDWIEGQTYRATLRRLAGAGARADEGFAEALRAEPHNLALHLARFHWLAKAKSWDDARAVLHYASRACGDAGALEVARLYLEAESGAASNRPDLFDGLADRPDPGLALARVRHALRCGAPERAVQIALAQLGSPSAPLFWPYLSIGWRLLGDDRATWLDRPEQFIHAADIGLDTQDLSDLADLLRTLHTATSPYPDQSVRGGTQTDRPLLFRHEAIMQRTRAAIEASVRDYIYHLPAAEPGHPLLGTPRGEVKFAGSWSVRLHAQGFHVAHTHPVGWISSALHVALPDPAAMGKEPSGWLRFGMPPPELGLDLPPYCEVEPKVGRLILFPSTLWHGTVPFADGERLSIAFDIRPPRR; translated from the coding sequence ATGAAAAACGATAACAGCCTCGTCGATCTGGTCGCGAACCAGCCAACATCACCGTCTTCTCCCGATGCCGCCGCCTGGCTGCGATCGATCGAGTCGGCCATTTTGGACGCCTTGCGCGCCGGGGCTGGCGACCAGATCCCCTCGCGATTGGAAAAGGTCGGCATAGCCTGGCCAGACCATCCCCGCCTCCTCTGGCTCAAAGCATTGGTTCTGCGCGAAATGCAGGCGCATGAGCCTGCGCTTATCGCCGCCGAGCGCGCGGCTGCTCTGGCGAAGGATGATCCGCTGGCGCAGGCGCTGTTCGCCCAACTGCGCTATGAAACCGGGCGGAGCGCCGCCGCGCAATTCACTGTCGCCCGCGCGCTCGCGCCAGGAGACATGGCGCTGGTTCGTGGCCATGCCGGCGCGCTTGCAGCGGAAGGCGACAGCGATGCGGCACTGGCCCTGATGACGGCTGCGCTTGACGAGCATCCCGACTGGATCGAGGGCCAGACCTATCGCGCAACATTGCGGCGTCTGGCTGGTGCAGGTGCGCGCGCGGATGAGGGCTTTGCCGAGGCGCTGCGCGCCGAGCCGCATAATCTGGCGCTTCATCTGGCTCGCTTCCACTGGCTGGCCAAGGCAAAGTCGTGGGATGATGCCCGCGCCGTGCTGCACTACGCTAGCCGCGCCTGCGGCGATGCTGGCGCGCTGGAGGTGGCGCGCCTCTATCTGGAGGCGGAATCGGGCGCAGCGTCGAACAGGCCCGATCTGTTCGACGGGCTGGCCGACCGCCCCGATCCTGGCCTAGCCCTTGCCCGTGTCCGTCACGCATTGCGTTGTGGCGCGCCGGAGCGGGCGGTGCAAATCGCGCTCGCACAGCTTGGCTCACCATCCGCGCCGCTGTTCTGGCCCTATCTGTCGATCGGCTGGCGCTTGCTGGGGGATGACCGGGCGACCTGGCTCGACCGGCCAGAGCAGTTCATCCATGCGGCCGACATCGGTTTAGATACGCAGGACTTGTCCGATCTGGCGGACCTTCTCCGCACGCTGCACACCGCCACCTCCCCCTATCCGGATCAGTCGGTGCGCGGCGGCACCCAGACCGACCGGCCGCTGTTGTTCCGACATGAAGCGATCATGCAGCGCACCCGCGCGGCGATCGAGGCAAGCGTGCGCGACTATATCTATCACCTGCCTGCCGCCGAGCCGGGCCATCCGCTGCTAGGGACGCCACGCGGCGAGGTGAAATTTGCAGGTAGCTGGTCCGTGCGCCTCCATGCCCAGGGCTTTCATGTCGCCCACACCCATCCGGTCGGCTGGATCAGTTCGGCGCTGCATGTCGCCTTGCCCGACCCAGCCGCAATGGGGAAAGAGCCTTCGGGCTGGCTGCGTTTCGGGATGCCGCCGCCGGAACTGGGGCTGGACCTGCCACCCTATTGCGAGGTCGAACCAAAGGTCGGGCGGCTGATCCTCTTTCCGTCCACCCTGTGGCACGGCACCGTGCCGTTCGCGGATGGCGAGCGGTTGTCAATCGCCTTCGACATCCGCCCACCGCGCCGCTGA
- a CDS encoding MFS transporter, with protein sequence MHLSRIVEMNLGFLGIQFSFGLQQANMGPIYRYLGADEAHLPLLWLAGPVTGLLVQPIVGALSDRTVSRWGRRTPYFLIGAILCSLGLLMMPYSPTLWFAASLLWMLDAANNITMEPYRAYVSDRLNESQRSVGFLTQSAFTGLAQTLSYLAPTLLVWWGFDADLVDANGIPDVTRIAFLIGAVISISTILWSVLRVPELPLPAEEIARMSGERLSFGTALRDFMAAVRDMPVAMRQLALSMLLQWFAMFAYWQFISFALARAIFDTADPTSGGFRQAVLLTGQAGALYNAVAFLAAFAMVPLSRRIGPHHVHAVAVALSGAAMLAIPGTSDRAHLFLLMIGIGIGWASMMGNPYVMLANAIPPERTGVYMGIFNMFIVIPMLLETLIVPVIYRPLLASDPRNILLMSGVMMIAAGAATLIVRKPRKN encoded by the coding sequence ATGCATCTGTCACGCATCGTCGAAATGAATCTCGGTTTTCTCGGCATCCAATTCTCCTTTGGCCTGCAACAGGCCAATATGGGGCCGATCTATCGCTATCTTGGCGCGGATGAGGCGCATTTGCCGCTGCTCTGGCTGGCGGGGCCGGTTACCGGCCTGCTCGTGCAACCGATCGTGGGCGCATTAAGCGACCGGACGGTCAGCCGCTGGGGGCGGCGCACGCCCTACTTCCTGATCGGCGCCATATTGTGCAGCCTAGGCCTGCTGATGATGCCCTACAGCCCGACGCTCTGGTTTGCGGCCAGCCTGCTCTGGATGCTGGATGCGGCAAACAACATCACCATGGAGCCCTATCGCGCCTATGTCAGCGATCGACTGAATGAGAGCCAGCGATCGGTCGGCTTCCTGACGCAGAGCGCCTTTACCGGCCTCGCCCAGACGCTGTCCTATCTGGCGCCGACGCTGCTGGTGTGGTGGGGCTTCGATGCCGATCTGGTCGATGCGAACGGCATACCGGACGTGACCCGGATCGCCTTTCTGATCGGCGCGGTCATTTCCATCTCGACGATCCTGTGGTCCGTGCTGCGCGTGCCCGAACTGCCGCTGCCGGCGGAGGAGATTGCACGCATGAGCGGCGAGCGCTTGTCCTTCGGCACGGCGCTGCGCGACTTCATGGCGGCTGTGCGCGACATGCCCGTCGCCATGCGCCAGCTTGCCCTGTCGATGCTGCTGCAATGGTTCGCCATGTTCGCCTATTGGCAGTTCATCAGTTTCGCGCTGGCCCGTGCAATTTTCGACACCGCCGATCCGACGAGCGGCGGCTTCCGCCAGGCGGTGCTGCTCACCGGCCAGGCGGGCGCGCTCTACAATGCCGTCGCCTTCCTCGCCGCTTTCGCCATGGTGCCGCTCAGCCGACGGATCGGGCCGCATCATGTCCATGCCGTGGCCGTCGCCTTGTCCGGTGCCGCGATGCTGGCCATCCCCGGTACCAGCGATCGCGCGCACCTGTTCCTGCTGATGATCGGCATCGGCATTGGCTGGGCCAGCATGATGGGCAATCCCTATGTCATGCTGGCCAACGCCATCCCGCCCGAGCGGACCGGGGTCTATATGGGCATTTTCAACATGTTCATCGTCATTCCCATGCTGCTTGAAACGCTGATCGTGCCCGTCATCTACCGCCCGCTGCTGGCCAGCGATCCGCGTAACATCCTGTTGATGAGCGGCGTGATGATGATCGCCGCCGGGGCCGCCACCCTGATCGTCAGGAAACCTCGAAAGAATTGA
- a CDS encoding TonB-dependent receptor produces MMKTSFQPSRISTLALAMACLGGPALAQDAAPAEAQAAAAGNAEPVNGEDIVVTAAAGDKSRFRSSISVSQVSQEAIQNFTPRSEAEVLRSIPGLQPSDTAGPGGNANIGVRGIPVSTGGSEYVALQEDGLPVTLFGDIQFGNNDYWLRFDQNVERVEAVRGGSASTFASQAPGAVVNYISKTGEKEGGSIGLSKGVGFRETRVDFDYGGPISDTLRFHVGGYAREGGGPTNEDFNILRGYQVKANLTKDLGDGRGYIRFNFKRLDEQAPTNTTMPSLVTIDGNKITNFKPLPGFDARDGSTYSIYQRSFQYVGSNGVLKNADVEGIHPRVTSVGAQFHYELSDALTVDNNFRYTDMSGNFTTQFLNVATTASVLGSTVNGQTVGAIRYAAGPSKGQAYTGTYLNNNPNINTVMKDMGSIANNLALTGRFDVGAGKITVQAGWFHMSQNIVQDWHVNRQYSALEGENAAPLNLYSTTGTQITAAGQAGFNDNWGNCCARSVDLKYTDDAPFLSANYSGGGFDLDASVRFDRVRGEGTAQAGVAGPDYIVSDEVGSATIPSMVPGGTIERINYRRSYTSWSFGALYAFDSSTSIFARASRGGRFNADRRTLGGNFNADGSLNSQGASTAINFLNQQEVGVKHRGFVGGSGNYSVEVTGFRSTLTENNYDFTRINNPPPNNDPNISNDYRSWGVELTGRLNLGNFRLAVDATWVNPKIKDSATAALVGNRPGGIPKLTYLISPSYDAGLFAVGLSASGQSSAPNDDFNLYTVRGTTFFNGFVKVRPIENLELGLNANNLFDTLGYRGGGQLLPISATTGIFQNSAVYGRTVTASIRYNF; encoded by the coding sequence ATGATGAAGACCAGCTTTCAGCCAAGCCGCATTTCCACGCTCGCGCTGGCCATGGCCTGCCTCGGCGGGCCTGCCCTGGCGCAGGATGCCGCACCTGCCGAAGCGCAGGCCGCGGCCGCCGGTAATGCCGAACCCGTCAATGGCGAGGATATTGTCGTGACCGCCGCAGCCGGCGACAAGTCGCGGTTCCGATCGTCCATTTCGGTGTCGCAGGTCAGCCAGGAAGCGATCCAGAATTTCACGCCGCGCTCCGAAGCCGAAGTGCTGCGCTCCATCCCCGGCCTCCAGCCCTCCGACACGGCGGGACCGGGCGGCAACGCCAATATCGGCGTGCGCGGCATCCCGGTGTCGACCGGCGGATCGGAATATGTCGCGCTGCAGGAGGATGGCCTGCCCGTCACCCTGTTCGGCGACATCCAGTTCGGCAACAACGACTATTGGCTGCGCTTCGACCAGAATGTCGAGCGCGTTGAAGCCGTGCGCGGCGGCTCCGCCTCCACCTTCGCCAGCCAGGCGCCCGGCGCCGTCGTCAACTATATCAGCAAGACCGGCGAGAAGGAGGGCGGCTCGATCGGCTTGTCCAAGGGCGTCGGTTTCCGCGAGACGCGCGTCGATTTCGACTATGGCGGCCCGATCAGCGACACGCTGCGCTTCCATGTCGGCGGCTATGCCCGCGAAGGCGGCGGCCCGACCAATGAGGATTTCAACATCCTGCGCGGCTATCAGGTGAAGGCCAATCTGACCAAGGATCTGGGCGACGGCCGGGGCTATATCCGCTTCAATTTCAAGCGGCTGGACGAACAGGCACCGACCAACACCACCATGCCGTCGCTGGTGACGATCGATGGTAACAAGATCACTAATTTCAAGCCATTGCCGGGCTTCGATGCGCGAGACGGATCGACCTATTCCATCTATCAGCGCAGCTTCCAATATGTCGGCTCCAACGGCGTGCTCAAAAATGCCGATGTGGAGGGCATCCACCCCCGCGTCACCTCCGTCGGGGCGCAATTCCATTATGAACTGAGCGACGCGCTGACCGTCGACAATAATTTCCGCTACACCGACATGAGCGGCAATTTCACCACCCAGTTCCTGAATGTCGCGACGACCGCCAGCGTGCTGGGATCGACCGTCAACGGGCAGACGGTGGGGGCGATCCGCTATGCGGCGGGGCCGAGCAAGGGGCAGGCCTATACCGGCACCTATCTGAACAATAATCCGAACATCAACACGGTGATGAAGGATATGGGCAGCATCGCCAACAATTTGGCGCTGACCGGCAGGTTCGATGTGGGTGCGGGCAAGATCACGGTGCAGGCGGGCTGGTTCCACATGAGCCAGAACATCGTCCAGGACTGGCATGTGAACCGCCAATATAGCGCGCTGGAAGGCGAAAATGCCGCGCCGCTCAATCTCTACTCCACCACCGGCACGCAGATCACCGCAGCGGGCCAGGCGGGCTTCAACGACAATTGGGGCAATTGCTGCGCCCGCAGCGTCGACCTCAAATATACCGACGATGCGCCTTTCCTGTCGGCCAATTATTCGGGCGGCGGCTTTGACCTGGACGCCAGCGTGCGCTTCGACCGCGTGCGCGGCGAAGGCACGGCGCAGGCGGGCGTCGCCGGCCCCGATTATATCGTCAGCGATGAAGTCGGCAGCGCGACCATCCCTTCCATGGTGCCGGGCGGCACGATCGAGCGGATCAATTACCGGCGCAGCTATACCAGCTGGTCGTTCGGTGCGCTCTATGCCTTCGACAGCAGCACCAGCATCTTCGCCCGTGCCAGCCGGGGCGGGCGCTTCAACGCCGACCGGCGCACGCTGGGCGGGAATTTCAATGCCGACGGGTCGCTCAACAGCCAGGGTGCCAGCACGGCAATCAACTTCCTCAATCAGCAGGAAGTGGGAGTGAAGCATCGTGGCTTCGTCGGTGGGTCGGGCAATTATTCGGTGGAAGTCACCGGATTTCGCTCGACCCTCACCGAAAATAATTACGACTTTACCCGGATCAACAATCCGCCGCCGAACAATGATCCCAACATCTCCAACGACTATCGCTCCTGGGGCGTGGAACTGACCGGGCGTCTCAATCTCGGCAATTTCCGCCTGGCGGTCGATGCGACCTGGGTGAACCCGAAGATCAAGGACAGCGCAACGGCGGCGTTGGTCGGCAACCGGCCCGGCGGCATTCCCAAGCTCACCTATCTGATCTCGCCTTCCTATGATGCGGGCCTGTTCGCGGTCGGCCTGTCGGCCAGCGGGCAGTCCAGTGCGCCCAATGATGACTTCAACCTTTATACGGTGCGCGGCACGACCTTCTTCAATGGCTTCGTGAAGGTGCGACCGATCGAGAATCTGGAGCTGGGCCTCAACGCCAATAATCTGTTCGATACGCTTGGCTATCGTGGTGGCGGCCAGCTGCTGCCGATCAGCGCAACGACTGGCATCTTCCAGAATAGCGCGGTTTATGGCCGCACGGTGACGGCTTCGATCCGCTATAATTTCTGA